AAGTTAAAATTCGTAATTGAAAAAGCAAAAGCTGCTAACTGTCCAAAACACGTAATTGATCGTGCGATTGAAAAAGCAAAAGGTGTTGGCGGAGAAGATTATCAAGAATTACGTTATGAAGGTTTTGGACCAAATGGCTCTATGATTATCGTAGATACATTAACAGATAATGTAAACCGTACTGCAGCAAACATCCGTGCTGCCTTTAAGAAAAATGGCGGAAACATGGGAGTAAAGGGTTCTGTTGATTACTTATTTGATAATACTGCAGTTTATGTATTTGATGGTACAGATGCAGATCATTATTTAGAAGTATTAATGGAAAATGATGTGGATGTACGTGATGTAACAGAAGAAGAAGGAAAAA
The DNA window shown above is from Catellicoccus marimammalium M35/04/3 and carries:
- a CDS encoding YebC/PmpR family DNA-binding transcriptional regulator, with the translated sequence MGRKWFNIKDKKAAKEQNASRVNAKFGIEIYAAAKAGEPDPEANQKLKFVIEKAKAANCPKHVIDRAIEKAKGVGGEDYQELRYEGFGPNGSMIIVDTLTDNVNRTAANIRAAFKKNGGNMGVKGSVDYLFDNTAVYVFDGTDADHYLEVLMENDVDVRDVTEEEGKIVVYGEPSELMHISDVLKAEGIESFDVAELEMVPQNEVVLEGDDLETFEKLIDVLEDDEDVQKVHHNVDLDA